From a region of the Andrena cerasifolii isolate SP2316 chromosome 13, iyAndCera1_principal, whole genome shotgun sequence genome:
- the Cct6 gene encoding chaperonin containing TCP1 subunit 6, with protein sequence MAAISLLNPKAEFARAAQALAVNISAAKGIQDVMRTNLGPKGTMKMLVSGAGDIKITKDGNVLLHEMQIQHPTASLIARASTAQDDVTGDGTTTTVLVIGELLKQADLYISEGLHPRMLTEGFDLARAKTMEVLDSLKIPIEPTRENLLNVAKTSLRTKVHPSVADNLSEICVDAVLTIRQKDQDIDLYMVELMEMQHRTAADTNLVRGIVTDHGSRHPDMPKKLENAYILICNVSLEYEKSEVNSGFFYKTAEEREKLVSAEREFIDNRVKKIIDLKKKLCDGTDKSFVVINQKGIDPPSLDALAKENILALRRAKRRNMERLALACGGQAMNSFDGLQEEHLGWAGLVYEHVLGETKYTFIEDCKQPNSVTILLKGPNKYTLEQLKDAVRDGLRAIKNAIDDGAVIPGAGAFEVAASKALQQYKEKVKGKQRLGVQAYAEALLVIPKTLAINSGFDAQDTIVKLLEEGCALGEAVGLDISTGEAMKPADAGIFDNYNVKKQIINSCTIIASNLLLVDEIMRAGLSSLKG encoded by the exons ATGGCTGCAATTAGTTTACTGAATCCCAAAGCCGAGTTCGCCAGGGCGGCTCAGGCACTAGCGGTGAACATATCCGCGGCGAAGGGCATTCAGGATGTGATGAGGACGAACCTCGGCCCCAAAGGCACCATGAAGAT GTTGGTCTCCGGAGCAGGCGATATTAAAATCACGAAAGACGGCAACGTGTTGCTGCACGAGATGCAAATCCAGCACCCAACAGCTTCCCTAATCGCCCGAGCCTCCACCGCTCAGGACGACGTCACCGGAGATGGTACGACTACCACGGTGCTGGTTATCGGGGAATTGCTCAAGCAAGCCGATCTTTACATATCGGAGGGCCTCCACCCCAGAATGCTCACCGAAGGCTTCGATCTAGCTAGAGCTAAGACCATGGAAGTGTTAGACTCTTTGAAGATCCCGATCGAGCCCACGAGAGAGAACTTACTAAACGTCGCCAAAACATCCCTGAGAACTAAAGTCCACCCCTCCGTGGCTGACAATTTAAGCGAGATCTGCGTGGACGCGGTGTTGACCATCAGGCAGAAGGACCAGGATATCGACCTGTACATGGTCGAGCTGATGGAGATGCAGCATAGAACGGCGGCAGACACTAATCTGGTCCGTGGCATCGTCACCGATCACGGGTCCAGGCACCCGGACATGCCTAAGAAACTGGAGAACGCTTATATCTTGATCTGCAACGTTAGTTTGGAATATGAGAAGAGCGAG GTCAACAGCGGCTTCTTTTATAAGACTGCCGAGGAACGCGAGAAGCTTGTGTCAGCGGAGCGTGAATTTATTGACAACAGAGTGAAGAAGATAATTGATTTGAAGAAGAAGTTGTGCGACGGGACGGATAAGTCGTTCGTCGTTATAAACCAGAAAGGGATCGATCCTCCGTCCTTAGATGCGCTGGCTAAAGAGAATATTCTGGCTCTGCGCAGAGCTAAGCGTAGGAATATGGAGCGTTTGGCGCTGGCTTGCGGCGGGCAGGCTATGAATTCGTTCGATGGTTTACAGGAAGAGCATTTGGGGTGGGCGGGCCTCGTGTATGAGCACGTGCTG ggAGAAACGAAGTATACGTTTATAGAGGATTGCAAACAGCCAAACTCTGTGACGATTCTGTTAAAG GGCCCAAACAAGTACACGCTGGAGCAATTGAAAGACGCTGTGCGCGACGGCTTGAGAGCTATCAAAAATGCGATCGATGATGGTGCCGTTATTCCTGGCGCTGGTGCTTTCGAAGTGGCTGCCAGTAAAGCGCTTCAACAGTACAAGGAGAAGGTGAAAGGGAAGCAACGCTTGGGTGTGCAAGCTTACGCGGAAGCTCTACTTGTAATTCCGAAAACTCTTG CTATAAACAGCGGGTTCGATGCGCAAGATACAATCGTTAAATTATTGGAGGAAGGATGCGCGTTGGGTGAAGCGGTTGGATTGGACATTTCGACCGGCGAGGCAATGAAGCCCGCTGACGCCGGAATTTTTGACAATTATAACGTGAAGAAACAAATAATTAACTCGTG CACGATCATTGCCAGTAATCTGCTGTTGGTGGACGAAATAATGAGAGCGGGGTTATCGTCCTTGAAGGGCTAA